The following are encoded together in the Salvelinus sp. IW2-2015 unplaced genomic scaffold, ASM291031v2 Un_scaffold7409, whole genome shotgun sequence genome:
- the LOC112079258 gene encoding LOW QUALITY PROTEIN: protocadherin-9 (The sequence of the model RefSeq protein was modified relative to this genomic sequence to represent the inferred CDS: substituted 1 base at 1 genomic stop codon) yields MDPSIAQELIYPIREELQENLLIGNXPKDLNVSHTNAATGASANLVYRLVSKAGDNPLLRVQSSTGEIFTTSNRIDRERLCPGPSFEENECSFEIEVVILPNDXFRLIKIKIVVKDTNDNAPMFPSPVINISIPENTLINSRFAIPSATDPDTGPNSVHKYQLVNGQSAFGLDIVETPEGEKWPQLIVQQNLDREQKDTYVMKIKVEDGGTPQKSSTAILQVTVTDVNDNKPVFKESQIEVHIPENSPIGTSVVQLQATDADVGANAEIKYMFGTQVSPATKRLFALNGTTGLITVQRPLDREETAIHKLSVLASDGSSSPARATITINVTDVNDNPPNIDLRYIISPINGTVFLSEKDPINTKIALITVSDKDTDVNGKVICFIEKDVPFHLKAVYDNQYLLETSALLDFEGTKEYNFKIVASDSGKPSLNQTALVRVRLEDENDNSPIFSHPVIELAVMENNKRDLFLTTLSATDEDSGRNAEIVYQLGPNASFFDLDRKTGVLTASRVFDREDQDRFLFTVTARDNGTPPLQSQAAVIVTVLDENDNSPKFTHNHFQFFVSENLPKYSTVGVITVTDSDAGENAAVTLSILSDNENFILDPYSGVIKSNVSFDREQQSSYTFDVRAVDSGRPPCFSAAKVTINVIDVNDNTPIVIYPPSNTSFKLVPLSSIPGSVVAEVFAVDGDTGMNAELKYTIVSGNNKGLFRIDPVTGNITLEEKPAISDIGLHRLVVNISDLGYPKSLHTLVLVFLYVNDTVGNATFIYDLIRRTMETPLDRNIGESSETYQSGDYLTIMIAIVAGAMVVIVVIFVTVLVRCRHTSRFKAAQRKKQGAEWMSPNQENKQNKKKKRKKRKSPKSSLLNFVTIEENKPDDPAHEPINGNVSLPAELEEQSIGRFDWSSAPTTTFKPSSPDLGRHYKSASPQSAFHLKADTPVSVKKHHMIQELPLDNTFVGGCDTLSKRSSTSSDHFSASECSSQGGFKTKGPVHPSRQVKDNFYWSISTAYNCPVQQC; encoded by the coding sequence ATGGACCCTTCTATAGCCCAGGAACTGATCTATCCTATTAGAGAGGAACTGCAGGAAAACYTRCTCATTGGAAACATKCCAAAGGACCTGAACGTCTCSCATACGAACGCTGCTACCGGAGCTAGCGCCAACCTGGTCTACAGGCTGGTGTCTAAAGCCGGCGACAACCCTCTGCTCCGAGTGCAGAGCAGCACGGGAGAGATATTTACAACCTCCAATCGMATTGACAGGGAGAGGCTCTGTCCCGGCCCCTCGTTCGAGGAGAACGAATGCTCCTTCGAGATCGAGGTGGTGATTTTACCCAACGACTARTTCAGATTGATWAAGATTAAGATCGTKGTCAAGGACACCAACGATAACGCTCCCATGTTCCCGTCTCCCGTCATCAACATCTCCATCCCGGAGAATACGCTGATCAACAGTCGTTTCGCCATCCCCTCTGCCACCGACCCCGACACCGGCCCCAACAGTGTACACAAGTACCAGCTGGTGAACGGGCAAAGCGCCTTCGGGTTGGACATCGTGGAGACGCCCGAGGGGGAGAAGTGGCCGCAGCTCATCGTTCAGCAGAACCTGGACCGGGAACAGAAGGATACGTACGTCATGAAGATCAAGGTGGAGGACGGAGGCACGCCACAGAAATCCAGCACCGCCATCCTCCAAGTCACCGTCACAGACGTTAACGACAACAAGCCGGTGTTCAAGGAGAGCCAGATCGAGGTCCACATACCGGAGAACTCGCCTATAGGGACGTCCGTAGTCCAGCTACAGGCTACGGACGCAGACGTCGGGGCGAATGCCGAAATCAAATACATGTTCGGGACACAGGTGTCCCCAGCTACCAAGAGACTATTTGCTTTAAACGGCACCACTGGCCTTATAACCGTACAGCGGCCCCTCGATAGAGAGGAGACCGCCATACACAAGCTATCTGTGTTAGCGAGCGACGGCAGCTCCAGCCCAGCCAGAGCTACCATAACTATAAACGTGACGGACGTGAACGACAATCCACCAAACATTGATCTGAGATACATCATCAGTCCAATAAACGGCACTGTGTTCCTCTCAGAGAAAGACCCAATCAACACCAAGATAGCTTTGATCACCGTGTCGGACAAGGACACGGATGTCAACGGTAAAGTCATCTGTTTCATCGAGAAGGACGTCCCCTTTCACCTCAAAGCGGTGTACGACAACCAGTATTTACTAGAGACATCGGCGCTGCTCGACTTTGAGGGGACCAAAGAGTACAACTTCAAAATCGTAGCCTCCGACTCTGGCAAGCCGAGCTTGAACCAGACAGCGTTGGTAAGGGTGAGGCTGGAGGACGAAAATGACAACTCTCCGATCTTCAGCCATCCTGTCATCGAGCTGGCCGTCATGGAGAACAACAAACGCGATCTCTTCCTCACGACTCTCAGCGCCACCGACGAGGACAGCGGGAGAAACGCAGAGATCGTCTACCAGCTGGGCCCGAACGCCTCGTTCTTCGACCTGGACCGTAAAACCGGTGTCCTCACGGCCTCCCGGGTGTTCGATCGTGAGGACCAGGATCGGTTCCTCTTCACGGTAACGGCCCGAGACAACGGGACGCCTCCACTCCAGAGCCAGGCGGCAGTCATCGTGACAGTACTCGATGAAAATGACAACAGCCCCAAATTCACCCACAACCACTTCCAGTTCTTTGTGTCCGAGAACCTGCCCAAGTACAGCACGGTGGGGGTGATAACCGTCACAGACTCAGACGCCGGGGAAAATGCCGCCGTTACGCTTTCCATACTCAGCGACAACGAGAACTTTATCCTAGACCCGTACTCTggagtaataaagtccaacgtgTCCTTCGATCGGGAGCAGCAGAGCTCCTACACCTTCGACGTCCGGGCGGTGGATAGCGGGCGGCCGCCATGTTTCTCGGCCGCCAAGGTGACCATCAATGTCATCGACGTGAACGACAACACCCCCATCGTCATCTACCCCCCTTCCAACACCTCCTTCAAACTGGTCCCCCTCTCGTCCATCCCTGGGTCGGTGGTGGCCGAGGTCTTCGCTGTGGACGGTGACACGGGGATGAACGCGGAGCTCAAGTACACCATCGTTAGTGGCAACAACAAAGGTCTGTTCCGGATCGACCCTGTGACAGGAAATATCACCTTGGAGGAGAAGCCTGCTATCTCCGACATCGGCCTCCATCGGCTGGTCGTAAACATTAGCGACCTGGGCTACCCTAAGTCCCTGCACACCCTGGTGCTGGTGTTCCTCTATGTGAACGACACGGTCGGCAACGCCACGTTTATCTACGACCTCATTCGCCGCACCATGGAGACGCCGCTGGACAGGAACATCGGGGAGAGCAGTGAGACTTACCAGAGTGGAGACTATCTAACCATCATGATCGCCATCGTAGCCGGGGCGATGGTGGTGATTGTGGTGATCTTCGTGACAGTCCTGGTGCGCTGCCGTCACACCTCGCGGTTCAAGGCGGCCCAGAGAAAGAAGCAGGGCGCCGAGTGGATGTCTCCAAACCAGGAGAACAAgcagaacaagaagaagaagcgTAAGAAAAGGAAGTCGCCCAAAAGCTCCCTCCTGAACTTTGTCACCATCGAGGAGAACAAGCCGGATGACCCGGCTCACGAGCCCATCAACGGCAACGTCAGCCTGCCTGCCGAGCTGGAGGAGCAAAGCATCGGCCGCTTTGACTGGAGCTCTGCTCCCACTACCACCTTCAAGCCCTCCAGTCCAGATCTAGGCCGGCACTACAAGTCCGCTTCTCCGCAGTCCGCGTTCCACCTCAAAGCGGACACGCCGGTCTCCGTGAAGAAGCACCACATGATTCAGGAGCTCCCTCTGGACAACACTTTCGTAGGGGGCTGTGATACTCTCTCCAAGAGATCCTCCACTAGTTCAGACCACTTCAGTGCCTCGGAGTGCAGTTCCCAGGGAGGATTCAAGACTAAGGGACCCGTACACCCGTCCAGACAGGTAAAAGATAACTTTTACTGGTCTATAAGTACTGCGTATAACTGCCCGGTCCAACAGTGCTGA